One genomic window of Quercus robur chromosome 6, dhQueRobu3.1, whole genome shotgun sequence includes the following:
- the LOC126689264 gene encoding BTB/POZ and MATH domain-containing protein 2-like: MGTIVNHRDFRPKPSTTSSVSQPPPSPSTSSSSSTSRTDTVVGTHEFKINGYSLAKGMGVGKFVASDTFAVGGYAWAVYFYPDGKSGEDNAAYVSLFVALASEGTDVRALFELTLLDQSGRDNHKVHSHFNRMMDAGPYTLKYRGSMWGYKRFFKRSLLETSDYLKDDCLIIHCCVGVVKTQTEGPKIYSIAVPPPDIGQHFGKLLESGKNTDVTFEVEGEIFSAHKLVLAARSPVFRAQLFGPMKDQNSQCIKVEEMTAPVFKVLLHFMYWDALPDMQELFGGNFKWAFTLMAQHLLAAADRYALERLRLLCEVKLCENVAINTVATTLALADQHHCFQLKDVCLKFIALPENLRAVMQTDGFIYLKESCPSVLSELLQYVARIGEHSVKVRAYHNEFYLDSSDVNGRRVKPRLY; this comes from the exons aTGGGCACAATCGTAAACCACAGAGACTTCCGTCCGAAACCGTCGACGACGTCGTCTGTGTCCCAACCGCCGCCATCTCCGTCAACCTCTTCGTCGTCATCAACCTCGCGAACCGACACAGTAGTTGGGACCCACGAGTTCAAGATCAATGGGTACTCCTTAGCGAAAGGCATGGGGGTCGGAAAGTTCGTCGCTTCCGATACCTTTGCCGTCGGCGGCTACGCCTGGGCCGTCTACTTCTACCCCGACGGCAAGAGCGGCGAGGATAACGCCGCCTATGTATCGCTCTTCGTCGCGTTGGCGAGTGAGGGTACCGATGTCAGGGCGCTCTTTGAGCTCACGCTTTTGGACCAGAGTGGCAGGGATAATCACAAGGTCCATAGCCATTTCAATCGCATGATGGACGCTGGACCTTATACACTCAAATATCGCGGAAGCATGTG GGGTTATAAACGCTTCTTCAAAAGAAGTCTTCTAGAGACGTCAGACTACCTCAAAGATGATTGTCTCATAATTCATTGTTGTGTTGGTGTTGTTAAGACACAAACTGAGGGACCTAAGATTTACTCTATAGCAGTGCCACCTCCTGATATTGGTCAACATTTTGGGAAGCTTTTAGAAAGTGGAAAAAACACTGATGTGACTTTCGAAGTTGAAGGGGAGATATTTTCCGCCCACAAGTTGGTGCTTGCAGCACGCTCACCTGTATTCAGGGCACAACTTTTTGGTCCAATGAAGGATCAAAACAGTCAGTGCATTAAAGTTGAAGAGATGACGGCTCCAGTTTTTaag GTTTTACTTCATTTTATGTATTGGGATGCCCTACCAGACATGCAAGAGCTTTTTGGTGGAAATTTTAAATGGGCCTTTACACTGATGGCTCAACATCTGCTGGCAGCAGCTGACCGATATGCCCTTGAGAGGCTCAGATTGCTCTGTGAAGTTAAACTTTGTGAGAATGTTGCCATAAACACTGTTGCGACAACATTGGCCTTGGCAGATCAGCACCATTGTTTCCAACTGAAAGACGTATGTCTCAAATTCATTGCGCTGCCTGAAAACTTAAGAG CTGTGATGCAAACAGATGGGTTTATATATTTGAAGGAAAGTTGCCCCTCTGTCCTCTCTGAATTGCTGCAATATGTGGCCAGGATCGGTGAGCATTCTGTCAAGGTTCGTGCATACCATAATGAGTTCTACCTGGATAGTAGCGATGTGAATGGAAGGCGAGTGAAACCGAGGTTATATTGA